Proteins found in one Pempheris klunzingeri isolate RE-2024b chromosome 6, fPemKlu1.hap1, whole genome shotgun sequence genomic segment:
- the mob3c gene encoding MOB kinase activator 3C, with protein sequence MALCLGQVFSKDKTFRPRKRFEPGTQRFELYKKAQASLKSGLDLRKVVQLPEGENINDWIAVHVVDFFNRINLIYGTMSEFCTERSCPIMSGGLRYEYRWQDGDDYKKPTKLPALKYMNLLMDWIESLINDEYIFPTRVGVPFPKNFQQVCKKILSRLFRVFVHVYIHHFDSICSMGAEAHINTCYKHYYYFISEFNLIDHSELEPLKEMTEKICN encoded by the exons ATGGCGCTGTGTCTCGGACAAGTATtcagcaaagacaaaacattcaGGCCAAGGAAGCGGTTTGAACCGGGCACCCAGCGCTTTGAACTCTACAAGAAGGCCCAGGCCTCGCTCAAGTCCGGCTTAGACCTACGGAAAGTGGTTCAGCTGCCGGAGGGGGAGAACATCAATGACTGGATTGCCGTTCATGTGGTGGATTTCTTTAATAGGATCAACCTGATCTATGGCACGATGAGCGAGTTCTGCACCGAGCGCTCGTGTCCCATCATGTCCGGGGGGCTGAGGTATGAGTACAGGTGGCAGGACGGTGACGACTACAAGAAACCCACCAAGCTGCCCGCTCTCAAGTACATGAACCTGTTGATGGACTGGATAGAGTCGCTCATCAATGATGAGTACATCTTCCCCACCAGAGTAG GTGTACCTTTCCCCAAGAACTTCCAGCAGGTGTGCAAGAAGATCCTGAGCCGCCTTTTCAGGGTGTTTGTACACGTTTACATCCATCACTTTGACAGCATCTGCAGCATGGGCGCGGAGGCCCACATCAATACCTGCTACAAGCACTACTACTACTTCATCTCAGAGTTCAACCTCATTGATCACTCTGAACTGGAGCCCCTG AAAGAGATGACAGAGAAGATATGCAATTAA
- the mknk1 gene encoding MAP kinase-interacting serine/threonine-protein kinase 1, which produces MVRYSMTTELQAFQHTLQGNSLAVGQVGQSCGGIQGNEIASEERHLSQGPADVEKSQPVNIPDAAKRKKKKRTRATDSSTGTFDDLYKLTDEVLGQGAYAKVQGCISLQNGQEFAVKIIEKSAGHSRSRVFREVETLYQCQGNRNILELIQFFEDSSCFYLVFEKLRGGSILTHIQNRKHFDELEASKVVKDISQALDFLHTKGIAHRDLKLENILCEYTDQVSPVKICDFDLGSGVKLSSACTPITTPELTTPCGSAEYMAPEVVEVFTDEASFYDKRCDLWSLGVILYILLSGSPPFTGHCGTDCGWDRGETCRTCQSNLFESIQQGKYEFPERDWAHITEGAKDLISKLLVRDATLRFSAAQVLKHPWVQGNAPERGLPTPHVLQRNSSTKDLTQFAAEAIAFNRQLSQHDEQQEDVGAIVCSMRLSPPSNSRLARRRAQSNALRTRDFTPALDEPAA; this is translated from the exons ATGGTGAGGTACAGCATGACGACCGAGCTGCAAGCTTTCCAGCACACTCTCCAG GGTAACTCCCTGGCTGTGGGCCAAGTGGGGCAGAGCTGTGGGGGCATTCAGGGGAATGAGATCGCTTCAGAGGAGAGGCACCTTTCCCAAGGCCCTGCAG ATGTTGAGAAAAGCCAGCCAGTGAACATCCCAGATGCAgctaaaagaaagaagaagaaaagaactAGAGCAACAGACAGCTCCACAGGCACTTTTGATG ATCTCTACAAACTGACAGATGAGGTGCTTGGTCAGGGGGCTTATGCTAAAGTTCAAGGATGCATCAGTCTGCAGAATGGACAGGAGTTTGCTGTGAAG atCATAGAAAAGAGCGCAGGGCACAGCCGCAGCAGAGTCTTCAGGGAAGTGGAGACTCTCTACCAGTGTCAAGGAAACAG GAATATTTTGGAATTGATCCAGTTCTTTGAAGACAGCTCCTGCTTTTATTTGGTATTTGAAAAGCTGCGTGGTG GCTCCATTCTTACACACATCCAGAACCGAAAGCACTTTGATGAACTGGAGGCCAGTAAGGTTGTCAAGGACATTTCCCAGGCTCTTGACTTCCTGCACACAAAAG GCATTGCCCATAGAGACCTTAAGCTGGAGAACATCCTTTGTGAATACACTGATCAA GTGTCCCCAGTTAAGATCTGCGATTTTGACTTGGGAAGTGGAGTGAAGCTCAGCAGTGCCTGTACGCCCATAACAACTCCAGAGCTCACCACCCCG TGCGGCTCAGCAGAGTACATGGCTCCAGAAGTGGTGGAGGTGTTCACAGATGAGGCCTCCTTCTATGACAAGCGCTGTGACCTTTGGAGCCTCGGGGTCATCTTGTACATCCTGCTGAGTGGCAGCCCCCCCTTCACGGGCCACTGTGGCACAGATTGCGGCTGGGACCGGGGAGAAACTTGCAGAACCTGTCAG AGTAACCTGTTCGAGAGCATCCAGCAGGGCAAGTATGAATTCCCAGAGAGGGACTGGGCCCACATCACAGAGGGAGCCAAGGACCTCATATCCAAGCTGTTGGTTCGAGACGCAACCCTGCGCTTCAGTGCTGCTCAGGTCCTCAAGCACCCGTGGGTGCAGGGG AATGCTCCAGAGAGAGGTCTTCCAACTCCTCATGTCCTACAGAG GAACAGCAGCACCAAAGACCTGACCCAGTTTGCAGCCGAAGCCATCGCCTTTAACCGGCAGCTATCCCAGCACGACGAGCAGCAGGAGGATGTCGGAGCCATCGTTTGCTCCATGAGGCTTTCTCCTCCTTCCAACTCTAGGCTGGCCCGCAGACGAGCGCAGTCCAACGCCCTGCGCACCAGGGACTTCACACCAGCACTGGACGAACCAGCAGCCTGA
- the LOC139202641 gene encoding transmembrane protein 275-like — protein MVLPEKTSRPSAPKRVSKRHALRHQSLPSPALCCACGLCIMLAGINITLVGAFAFGTFIPTGNPPIIIGPLLLLIALVFFMACCVVSRRPPANMARAAKAGEKWGLMRMGTAAFEMETSEHTLQDTTAVQLSPTNSPSSSHKSCSSHGADKAAPGCQDGVGELHISEMSDMGVTGDNLNLTSDGKESAPTQNASST, from the coding sequence ATGGTGCTACCTGAAAAAACCTCCAGACCATCTGCTCCCAAGAGGGTCTCCAAGCGGCATGCCCTGCGGCACCAGAGCCTGCCCTCCCCGGCCCTTTGCTGCGCCTGCGGCCTGTGCATCATGCTGGCTGGCATCAACATCACCCTGGTGGGAGCTTTCGCTTTTGGCACCTTCATCCCTACTGGCAACCCCCCCATTATCATAGGGCCTCTTCTTTTATTGATCGCCCTGGTCTTCTTCATGGCCTGCTGTGTGGTCAGCAGGAGGCCCCCCGCCAACATGGCCCGCGCGGCTAAAGCAGGTGAAAAGTGGGGGCTGATGCGGATGGGGACAGCAGCGTTTGAGATGGAGACGAGCGAGCACACGCTGCAGGACACCACGGCTGTTCAGCTCAGCCCCACCAACTCCCCCTCATCCTCTCACAAGTCCTGCTCCAGCCACGGGGCTGACAAAGCTGCTCCTGGCTGCCAGGATGGAGTCGGTGAGCTGCACATCTCAGAAATGTCTGACATGGGTGTCACTGGAGATAACCTCAACTTGACCTCTGATGGCAAGGAGAGCGCTCCCACGCAGAATGCTTCCTCCACATAG